A segment of the Acidobacteriota bacterium genome:
GATCAACCCGAACTCACCATTTTCGGCTGGTAAGTATGAAAAGAACCCGCCAATTCCTTCTCCAGGCTGCCGCAGATGCAAGGTATGTTTAAACCACTGGCAGGCAGCCTGTTTTAGCCGGGTATTTCCCGTGGCCTGGTACATTCGATTCAACAAATGTGCCAGTCCAGCCGCACCATGGCAAAGGCCGGCATCTATAACGCCTGACTGGTCATAGGTCCGATTGGCGGCCTGTAAAGCAATTTCAATGGCCTGGTGCTCCCAGACAGATTCATCAACACTTCGAGCCGCCAGAAGCAAGGCGGTTGCAATTCCTAAATCGCCATAACACCAGGCAGTTCGGACCGGAGCTGCGGGTTCACCCGGTATCATCCACCCTGGAAAAATGGATTTTGATTGATCAGCCAGTTTCTGAGCCAGCATCCACTCCACGGCACCATCGAGTAATCGCTTTGCTCTTTTGACCTGATTTCCGGACTGACAGATTTGTCCAAGCAATCCGATTACACCAGGGACACCATGCGCAACTCCCAGATTGTAATAGCCTTGTGGATAGAGTTTCTGCTGGTTGGCGGTAAGCATTGTGGGTGTTGTAAACCAGGTAATTCCCTGGGGTGAAACCTGGGCCAGTCGTTCTAAATGACCCAGGATCAAATCGAGGCACTCCAGAGCAACCGGGCGTGATCCCCGCTCAAGGACATAGACGCCCAGGCCAACCAGCCCGCCAATCAAATCATAGGTCTTGTGCCAGTCGGGTTGGCTGAGATATTCAAGCAGTACCTGGTCAATTTCTTCATTGAGATCGGCGTCATTTTCAAGGCCAATTCCAAGATTCTGAATATGTTCCGCAACCCAGGCAACTTCGGTGAAACCACCATACAGTTGTTCGGTAAGTGTTTGAGTCGCTAAAATATCAATAGATTGGTCCAGCCAGTCCAACGCCAGTGATTGATTGGTCTGACTCGGAAATGATTTCGTCAAATACGCCAGAAAGAGTGCACTGCCCGCCTTGCGTGAAAAAGAACTTCCCTGAGACGGGGCAATCTGCGGGGCGGTCAGGTCAGCCACAATGGATTGGATGGCGTCCTGTGCCTGGGCATTGAGTTCCCCGTCGAGTATTGGCAGCCAGGTTTGGGTTAAGGTTTCCATAAGTAAAAAAGAATCAAGATTGTAATAAATCGGCGATTTCATGAGGCTGGCGGTAACAAAAATGTGCCACCAATTGGGTGGGCGGCTACCCTGCCAGTTCGCAGCTCAGGCTTGGAACGCACTTCGGCTTAACCAGAAACACGTATGACGGGTTCCCACCCACCCTGTTGTCATTAATTTTGCTTTTCCCTGGGTCCGGTTTTAGAAGGTTCCGGGGAAGCAATTTTCAGTGCAGAGAATAAGTGTATTGCACTCACCACAATAGCTAGGACAAGTCTCCGTTTCATGCGGAACACAAGTCTGACGAGGCGTGGTTCCACCACCCGCAACCTGCTTTAATTCAGAGCTTTGAAGTACTTTGATGGTTTCTTTTTTCAGGTGCAGCTTTTTGACGGTGTTGCGGGACTGGTTATTGGTATCGTTCGAATGCATGACAAGAAAACTCCTTCATAATGGTTAGATTGATGTGAAAATGACGTGAAAATAAACTAAGAGTGTTTTTTCATCGCCTGGCTGAGCGTAAGAGCTTTGACCGGGTCTAAGCCCTGTCTTTTCTCTGCTCGCCACTCAGTGACATCATTTCCGGATCCATTACAGGAAATTTTTAATAAATTCTCTTGCCTTGAAATGAGTGTGGCGGCGGGAATCGAACCCGCATCTCCAGCTTGGTGAACTGGTGCTCTACCTGTTGAGCGACGCCACTGGCGGCGGACCGAGTCGAACGGCCTCTCCCGGTATAGCACACCGGCCTCTTCCGTAGAGGTACACCACCATAATCTTTGATTTGTTTGCAGGGTGGCGGCGGGAATCGAACCCGCATCACCAGCTTGATGAGCTGGTGCTCTACCTGTTGAGCTACGCCACTGGCAGTGGGCCGAGTCGAACGGCCTCCTCCAGTTTTGGAGACTGGCCTCTTCCGAAGAGTTACACCACCAATCGCAAAATAAACGCTCAAATGTGTTTTCACAAGCCTTTTGATTTAAGGGAGTCGGATGGAAATATCATACCACCAGGGCTCAGGGCTTGGGGCTGAGGGCTGAAGACTTCGGGCTGAAAAATTGGTTTTATTTCATCCCTCATCCTTCATCCCTCATCCCTTCAATTGCCCCGAGCTTGCGAGTCTTCAGCCCCGCCTCATCACCACGGATGTTCTTTATAATCTTTGAGGAATTTGCCTTTGATTTTTTCTCCGGTGAGTTCAAAGGTATAAATTGGATCACAAATCCGGGCGGCGGCATCAACCCCATCAAGCGACGGCCCCAGGTCGCGCTCCTGCATCTCCATCGCACGTTGGAGCGGCTGCTGGAAGCTTACCCAACCGGGATCAACGGCATTCATCAAAATATCGCGACTGGCATATTCTTTCGCACAGGTTTTGGTAAACATATTGAGCGCCGCTTTGGCCATATTAGTGTGCGGGTGCTGGGCGCGTTTTTTTGGATGGCTGAAATTGCCTTCAACCGAAGTGACGTTGACGATGTATCTGGCTTTGGCCGGGCTGGCTTTGAGGAGCGGCTTTAACCGGCTGCACAGCAGAAACGGCGCCATGGCGTTGATTAAGAAAACTTCGACCAGTTCGACTACCGACACTTGATGATCCAGCAATTGCCAGCTATTGCGGCTTCTGAGATCCAATCCCTGTTCTGGGAATTCTGATTTATCCAGGAGTTCAGGAATTTTGGTTTCACTGTCCATTTTTTCATACAACTGGAGAATGGATACCAACCCTGAATTTGCACTCACCAGCGGGCCAAACATTGAATTGGGAACTGAGGTCATTCCGGTGGGGTGCTCTATCTGATAGACCAGATGGTTTGGGTGACCAGTCATTTTTTCCACTGTGAGCACCTTTTGGATTTCGGGTGGCAGGTCTGAATTTGGAAGGCACTCAAGTTTGAGTAGCGGGCGATACTGTTCGGGGTCCCGGCGAACGGTTTGAGCCGCGTTGTTTATGAGAATGTCCAGGTGCGGTGTGGCTTCAAACAGTTTGAGCAGAAGCCATTCGAGACTGCTCAACACCCGAAAATCAGCTCGCAGGATTCGCAACCGGGGAGACCATTCCTGAAAATCCGGCTCCAGGGCAAATTGCTGGGCGGCATTCCGGGTAAACCGGGTTGTTCCGTAAACGGTGGCGCCGTCACGGAGCAGTTTCAACGCCACCTGACGGCCAATTCCCACCCGCACACCGGTTACGAGTGCAATCCGACCCTGTAAATCAGCCCGCTGGTTACGTTTGGAAAGATTGAATTCGCCGCAAGCCGGGCACATCCGCCGGTAAAAATGGTGGATTCCAGCTAATGGGTTTCGGCAAATATAACAACCTGGAAGCTTTGGAGTTTTGTTATTTTCAGTTGGTTGATGATCTTTCAATGAAAAGACTCCTTGAATTCTGAATGACATCGAACTCATTTTCCCAACTCTCATCTTGACCGGGCAAGCCTTAAAACCGGCATCTGGTTTATGAAAAGAAGAAAGCCAGCCGACAATCTGTAAAAATTGCCGGCTGGCTTTTCGTTTCTCATCATTCGTCTTACAACTCACCTGCTCAGGCAGTGGTTCTGACTACTCGCTATTCGCTACTTCGCTGATTTCTAATTGCTCACCGATGGCGTGTCTTCGGTGTCAATCCCTGGAATGAGGTTTTCAACTCCCCAGTTGGTGCCATCAAAGCGGCGGATATACGCCCGATAACTGCTGTCGCCCTTGTAGGTGATATACAAATCTTTCCCCAGCCGGAACAGGCACGGGCCATCTGATGAATTCCCATCTGAAATGACCGCTTCTGATGTCCACTGGCTGCCATCGAGCCGTTTCCAATAGAGCCGCGAAGAAGAATCGCCTTTGTAGGCCAGAAAGACCTTGCGTTTATAGCACCCAAGTGTCGGTGAGCTATTGGTTCGGGCTTCTGGAACTTCGGTCTCTTCTGTCCAGTTTGTGCCGTTAAAGCTGCGGAAGAAGATGCGCCCCGAGGAAACGCCCCGATGCGCCAGATACAGGATGTTGTTGCAGACAGTGACCGATGGAGCCGCAAGCGAACCAGCGTCTGGAACCCGGTTTTCACTTGACCAGTTGGTGCCGTCAAACGTCCGGTAATAAACGTTGGTGCTGGACTGGCCTTTGTAGAAGATCATGAGTGTTTTTCGAAAAACCACCAGGGCGGGTGAATCACTGGTGGCGGCATCCGAAATACCCACCTCGGGATACCAGAATACGCCTTCTTTGTAGCGGAAGAAAACTTGATCGGAGTTAGTGCCTTTATAGGCCAGATAGAGTCGGTCACCCAGCGGCGCGACGTCAGGTGCCACATCGGTCAGGGCATCGGCCACCGGTTCGCTGGCGGACCAGAACGAGCCATCCCAGGTGGCGACTTGAACTCGCCGCTCAACCACCGGTTTATAAGCCAGATAGACACGGTTGACTTTGGATAGTGCGGTATCGTCAGGGCCTGGTTCATGCTCCGTTTGGGCCAGGGCCGGTGTAGGAACCGCCATCAATCCAACAATCAAAGCGGTCGCCAGAAGGTGAAGTTTTTGTTTTGAGGAAAAGGGGTTGAAAAGGGCCGAAAAAAAGGCGGCAAGGTGAATCATAGGTCAAACTCCAACGTGTTTTGATTGTGGCGGAAGGGAAAATCAGACCAACTGGATAGGTTTCAGATCCTAACGCCTGAGTTGCACAGGAAAGTTTTCCAGGATCCCGGCTGCAAAATAGGGGCATTTTGTCACCCTGTCACCCTGTCACCTTGTCACCCTGTCACCTTGTCACTTTCGCGTCCCTGGTTTGAAACAAAAGCATCCCACAACCGAACATTTCGTTACTGGCATTTTTTGACAAGCATCCCACCAGGCCGAGACTGTACTGGTTTATTGCGATCAGGCACAGGTGTTGCACAATACTCACGGCTTCCAAAACCACCTCACTCCTCAATCACAATCCCAATCTTTTTTGGAGATCCCGCCATGCACACCCTTTGGAGAGATATTCGCTACGGATTTCGCACGCTTCTCGCCCGACCTGGTTTTTTTCTGGCCGCCATTGTCACCATTGGCCTTGGAATTGGGGCCAACACGGCGGTTTTTAGTGTCATCAACGCTGTTTTGCTGCGCTCTTTACCCTACCCTGAGCCGGAACGACTGGTCATTTTGACTGAATCAACCGGGGCGGATGCCAAACCCGTGGCTTTTCCAAATTTTCTGGATTGGCGGAAGCAATCACAATCCTTCGAACAACTAACGGCTTATTCCGCGACCGACTTCACACTTTCAGGCATTGAACAGGCCGAACGGATTGATGGTGAACTGGTTTCAGATGGGTATTTTGATTTGCTGGGGATGAAAGCCGGGATCGGTCGAACTTTTTCACCCGAGGAAACCACTGTTCGAGGTACGCATTCGGTGGTGTTGATCAGCTACCAGAGCTGGAAGAACCGGTTTGGCGGCGATGTGTCCGTGCTTGGAAAAGTCATCAAGCTCAACGAAGTCCCCCTGACCATCATTGGCGTGATGCCCGAAAGTTTTAAAGGTTTTTCAGGTGCGGCTCAGGTCTGGGTGCCGATGATGATGCGGGATGCACTCTGGCCACAGGTTGCCAAATATGACTTTCTCGGCAATCGCGACATCCACTGGCATCGTGTGATTGGGCGATTAAAGCCTGCCGTGACAGTTGAGCAGGCTCACGGCGAAATGGAGCGAATTGGTGTTGGTCTGGCTCAAGCCTATCCAAAAGAAAATGCCAATCGCGGGATTTTTGTTTTTTCAGCCAAGGAACGGCTGATCGGCAATATCAGGCCAACCTTGTGGATGCTCTTCGGAGCGGTTGGATTCATCCTCTTGATTGCCTGTTCCAATGTCAGCAATTTGCTGCTGGCCCGGGCGGTGTCTCAAACCCAGGAAACAGCAATTCGAATGGCGCTGGGTGCCGCCCGAAGCCGGATTCTTCGGCAAATCCTGACTGAAAGCCTGATGTTATCGCTGGTCGGAGGCAGTTTAGGCGCCGTGATCGCCTATAGCGGCATTGATCTCCTGATCAAATATTTGCCGATTGAATTGCCGAAGTTCGCGGCGGTGCGGGTAGACTGGCAGGTGTTAGGCTTTACTCTGTTTGTTTCAACCGGCATCGGGCTGACCGTTGGTTTGTTTTCGTCACTGGCCCAGTCAAATCTCAACCTGACACAAGCCTTGAAAGAGAACCTCCGTGGGACCGGAACCGGCTCTCACCGACACCGGGTACGAAACATTCTGATTGTGGGTGAAATCGCGCTGGCGCTCATGCTCACGATTGGCGCTGGATTGTTGTTGAAAAGCTTTCAACAGTTGCAATCCACCAAACTCGGATTCAACCCCGATAACCTGGCGTTACTCAGGTTTGATGTGCCAGCCGAGGCTTACAAGGGAGATTCACGGCCCCTAGTCGGTCAGCGATTATTGGAGGCAATCAACCAGGTGCCGGGCCTGGAGTCAACCGCGATTACCTTCACGGATTTGTTTTTGTGGAATGGGATCAATCGGGGGTTTACCATTGAAGGAAAACCGGCGGTGCTTCCAAGTGAAGCCGACACCGTTTATTTTCATGACATTAGCCCAAACTTTTTCAACACCCTGCAAGTTCCATTTGTCGCTGGCCGGGATTTCACCCTGCAGGACAATCAACAGCAGCCGCTGGTGGCCATCGTGAGTGAATCATTTGCCCGGAGGTATTGGCCGGCGGGTGATGCGCTGGGGAAACGCGTGAAGTACGGTCCGGCTGATTCGAAACAAGCCTGGATTTCAATTGTGGGGATCGTTAAAGATGCCAAATATCAAGACCTTCGTGAAAATCCAGCCGAAAGTCCGGTGGTCTACGTCCCGTTATTGCAAAGCGAAGTTGTGGTCAGTCTCAATCTTGTCGCCCGAACTAAAGGTGACCCGGCGGGCGTGATGGCGGGCCTCAAGGAAGCCATTCGTCAATTTGATCCAAATTTGCCGGTGTACAATTTCACGACGGTTGAAGCCCGAATTTCCGATCAGGCTGGTGAAACCCGAGCCTACGCCTTTTTGATGAGCGCCTTTGCTGTGGTAGGCGTGGCACTGGCATTGATTGGAATTTATGGACTCGTCGCCTACGCCGTCACCCAACGGCAATATGAAATCGGGATTCGGATGGCCCTTGGGGCACAACGCAGTTCAGTGCTAAACCTCATTTTGACCAGCGGATTGCGATTATCGGTTATTGGGATTGCCATTGGAGTGGTGGGCGCCGTCCTGCTGTCTCGATTTCTCGCTACCTTGTTATTTGAGGTCAGTCCAACCGATGTGGGGACTTACGTGTTGCTCTCGGGTGGATTGATTGTGTGTACGGCCCTGGCCTGTTTGGTCCCAGCCTTGCGCGCCACCCGGATTGACCCGCTGCGTGCCCTCCGGTGTGAGTGAAGATTGAGGGGTTCGGGGTTCGGGGTTCGGGGTTCGGGGTTCGGGGTTCGGGGTTTCGAAAGGGATCTGGTTCAAAGCAACGGCGACTCTACACGATCTCGGTCCCTTTCGTCCTTTTCGTCCTTTTTGTCCTTTTGTCTTTTACCCTAAACCCTAAATCCCATTCGCGCCCGGATATTGGCGTGCAAATCAAAAAGTCCCCTGAATTTGGTTTACCTTGTGTTTTGAGTTTGTTTTCCATATTTTACGAATGCCTTTCCGTTTTCTCTGCCGTTTCCGAATCCTTTCGTCTCTATAAGCTCACACCATAACTCAAAACCCTGAGGTGAAATCCAGCATGTCAGCTTCAACAGATCATTACAAAATAGTCATTGTCGGTGGCGGTAGCGCCGGCCTGACCGTGGCTTCCCGTCTATCAAAAAGTATTGCGGGTCACACCGATCATCCCCAAATGGCTATCATCGAACCTTCAACCAAACATTATTACCAGCCACTCTGGACACTGGTTGGAGCGGGCGTTTTTCCAAAGGAAGTCACCGAACGCGAGGAGGCCGATTTCATTCCGCCAGGGACAAAATGGATTCATGACGGGGTGGCGTCCTTTTATCCTGAAGAAAATTATGTTGTGACCCAGAATGGAAAGCAGGTTGGATATGACTATTTGATCGTCGCTCCAGGTATCCAGCTTGATTGGGAGAAGGTAAAAGGCTTGAAAGAAGCTGTCGGCAAAAATGGAGTGTGCAGCAACTACTCTTACGGAACGGTTAATACGACCTGGGAAAACATCAAAGCGTTCCCAGGAGGCACGGCGATCTTTACCCAACCGCCACCGCCGTTTAAGTGTGGTGGCGCCCCGCAAAAAATTATGTACCTGGCCGATGATTATTTTCGTCAGTCGGGCGTCCGGGACAAAACAAAGATTATTTATGCCTCAGCCGCAGCAACCAGTTTTCAGGTGAAAAAGTATGCTGATTCAATGGATCGAGTCATTGCCCGCAAAGGCATTGAGACCAAATATCGTCATAATCTGATCGAGATTCGATCTGAGAAAAAAGAAGCGATCTTTCAGCATCTCGATACTCAAGAAATCGTCACGATGCACTATGACATGATCCACGCGACCCCGCCGCAATCAGCTCCGGATTTCATCAAGCGCAGTTCGCTGGCCAACGAAGCCGGCTGGGTAGATGTCAACAAAGAAACCTTGCAGCACGTGCGCTATCCCAACATTTTCAGTTTGGGTGATGCCAGCAGCCTGCCGACTTCAAAAACCGGGGCGGCCATTCGGAAACAATCTCCGGTTCTGGTGCGCAATCTGATAGCGATGATGCGTGGAAAGCCACTGCCTGCCCGGTACACGGGCTATACCTCCTGCCCACTTGTGACAGGCTATGGCAAGCTGGTGATGGCTGAGTTTGATTATGATCTGAACCCTCAGGAGAGCTTCCCCATTGATCAATCCAAAGAACGCCTCAGTATGTATCTCGTCAAAAAGTATGTGTTACCCGAACTCTACTGGCACGGGATGCTCAAAGGGCGGGCGTAATGAAAGTGGGCTGAAGCATTTGGATTGATTCAATTCTTCAGGCTTCATTCTTCGGGCTTGAATCAATCGAAGTGACAATCTCAGTCAGGCTTTTCAGAAAATCCCGGCGGATGGCTTCGGCAAAAGGATTCTCACGTTGGATGGTTTGAAAAAGCGCCTCGGAATCATTGCCAAGCAATTTTTCGATGTCCAGCAAATGGCGATAGGCAACCGTTTCAAGTTCGAGCTCAGGGATTTTGAGTGCGTGCATGGTTTTCCCAACCAGGTGGGTCAATGCCTGCACATACGCCATTGCCTGGTCATGCGCTTCGGGGCTTGTTTCAATCACTTGCAAGCCAAGCTGAGTCGAAAGGAACTCAGTAAAACAGGTAAATCGAGAGCTGCGCACCGGACAGCAGGCAATCTGCAATCCCTGAATTCCATGTTTTCCACTTTCAGGACCAAAGAGCGGGTGGGTGGCAATAATTTCAACCTCTGGGGGAAGATAGGACCTCATCAACTCAACTGGTTTGACTTTGACGGATGACACATCAAAGACCAGTGTCCCCGGAATAAAATGCGACCTGATCTCGTTGAGAACTCCCTCAAGAAACTGGACTGGTACGGCCAGACATACCAGCTCCTGAGCCAGGGCTTCCTCACGGGTTCCCCATCGAATACCCAATGAATGAGCCACCTGGGTCTGATCGGCTATGTCCCAAACTGAAATTGAAAAATATGGAGACAAGGTCCTGGCCATAAATTGACCAAAACTGCCAAAGCCAAGAATCCCAAGTGTGGTTGGGTGAGGTGAATGATCAGGATGATTGTTCATTGAAAAATCCCAGGATGTGGATTGAAGTCAGTCGTCAGTCGTCAGTCGTCAGTCGTCGAGTGTTGGGATTTTGAATTGCCTGTCAAGTGTGTTTGGTTCTATGTGTGTTATGCCACTTTGGAATGAAAGACTCGTGTTAGAAAACAGCCAACTAATTCAGCTAAATGAACTTAGCGAACTACTGACTACAAATTTTCAAGTTCAAGCCGGGTGGTTGGGCAAGTCACCTCCAACCACTCTCCCGGTGCCAAGGTTCCAAGCGACCAGGGGCCGATTTGGCTCCGGATCAACCGCAAGGTTGGCAACCCGACCGCCGCTGTCATTCGCCGCACCTGCCGGTTGCGACCTTCGCAAATGGTCAGTTTGAGCCACGAGGTTGGAATGTTTTTTCGCTCCCGGATGGGCGGCACGCGTGGCCACACCTCCGGGGGAGAAATCGCTTCAACCTGCGCCGGTCGCGTCATCCCATCCTTTAACCAAACGCCTGACCGTAGCTTTTCAATCTGCTCATTCGTCGGAAGTCCTTCCACCTGAACCAGATATGTTTTGGCCAGTTTATTTCTGGGATGTGCAATCAGGTGCTGGAGCTTCCCCAAACTGGTCAGGATCAACAGACCTTCGCTGTCATAATCCAGCCGCCCCGCTGGATAAATGTCGGGAATGGACAGGTAACGAGCCAGGGTCGTCTTCCCTGTATCATTTGAGAACTGGCTCAGGACCTGAAATGGTTTGTTGAGCAAAATCAATCGGGCTGAGGCGGGTCCACCCTTTTGAGGATTGGATCGAACTTGAGCCTGGGGAACTTTCATCCTGGATGAAACGGGTTTGCGAGCGTGCATGATGACAATTACGAACGGTGGAGGCATTTGAAATCAGTCAGGATTTGACTGTTCGCTTACCGTACCGATGAACAAACCTGGTTGGCAAGGCAAAAAAAGAGCGCCGGTGGAAAACCACCTGCGCTTGAGAGAGTCAACAATTGAGGAGACGGAAAGAAACAGTGCAATACGAGAATTCAAATACAGTGCAAAAAACGCGGCCCTTTCGGGAAATAAAAAATTCACTTCAAAAAGAATGTTTCGACTGGCTTATACGGGAAGTAAGGTACAGCCACCTGATCAACCGTGTAAGCCAGCGAAAAGAGCCCAGATCAAAAAACCGATTCAGGGAAGGCAATTCAAAAATCTAAGCGTTGATGATCTCATCTTGGGCAAACCTCGTGCCAGAAATTTCATACCAGAAATACTTTTCTTTCTAACACCAATAAATCGTTTATTTATTAAAGGTTACACTTTCTTCAAAGAACCTGCTGGAAGAGATACATCGCTGTTTTTTAACTTTTAGGTTAAAGTTATTCACCTTTTGGTTAAAATGTGGGTTTCGCTCGCGGGTCAAATTGAAGCCCAATTGTAATTTAACCTGGGACGTTAAAATTTAATTTAAAGTCAGTTTATCTACCTTCAGTCTCCGCTGGATACCCCGGCCTGCTGTCGAATAGCGAGCCCGCGATCCCAGTGAGTACCCAAACCTACCTATGCCCCCAAAAGTCGTAGTCATTGCCGGTCCCTTGCGTGGTGCCACCTATGAATTGAGTACACCGGAACTCCTGATTGGTCGGAGTTCAGCCTGTGGGATTGCGGTTTCAGATCCTCTGCTTTCGCGCCATCATGCCTGTCTGGCAAACAAAGAAGGCCAGATTTGGCTCATTGATCTCAACAGTCGGAACGGCGTTTTTGTCAACGGACTGCCGGTTCAAAAAAGATTGTTGAAAAATGGTGATCACGTCGTGATGGGCGGCTCATTTATGGTCTACTTAAATGAGGATGAATCATCTGACCCGGATGAAAAAAGTGGAGAGGCATCCCTCACCGC
Coding sequences within it:
- a CDS encoding lanthionine synthetase C family protein gives rise to the protein METLTQTWLPILDGELNAQAQDAIQSIVADLTAPQIAPSQGSSFSRKAGSALFLAYLTKSFPSQTNQSLALDWLDQSIDILATQTLTEQLYGGFTEVAWVAEHIQNLGIGLENDADLNEEIDQVLLEYLSQPDWHKTYDLIGGLVGLGVYVLERGSRPVALECLDLILGHLERLAQVSPQGITWFTTPTMLTANQQKLYPQGYYNLGVAHGVPGVIGLLGQICQSGNQVKRAKRLLDGAVEWMLAQKLADQSKSIFPGWMIPGEPAAPVRTAWCYGDLGIATALLLAARSVDESVWEHQAIEIALQAANRTYDQSGVIDAGLCHGAAGLAHLLNRMYQATGNTRLKQAACQWFKHTLHLRQPGEGIGGFFSYLPAENGEFGLIPDPNFLTGASGIGLALLAATTSVTPDWDRLLLASVPPRGSIRLK
- a CDS encoding SDR family oxidoreductase; the protein is MKDHQPTENNKTPKLPGCYICRNPLAGIHHFYRRMCPACGEFNLSKRNQRADLQGRIALVTGVRVGIGRQVALKLLRDGATVYGTTRFTRNAAQQFALEPDFQEWSPRLRILRADFRVLSSLEWLLLKLFEATPHLDILINNAAQTVRRDPEQYRPLLKLECLPNSDLPPEIQKVLTVEKMTGHPNHLVYQIEHPTGMTSVPNSMFGPLVSANSGLVSILQLYEKMDSETKIPELLDKSEFPEQGLDLRSRNSWQLLDHQVSVVELVEVFLINAMAPFLLCSRLKPLLKASPAKARYIVNVTSVEGNFSHPKKRAQHPHTNMAKAALNMFTKTCAKEYASRDILMNAVDPGWVSFQQPLQRAMEMQERDLGPSLDGVDAAARICDPIYTFELTGEKIKGKFLKDYKEHPW
- a CDS encoding ABC transporter permease, which encodes MHTLWRDIRYGFRTLLARPGFFLAAIVTIGLGIGANTAVFSVINAVLLRSLPYPEPERLVILTESTGADAKPVAFPNFLDWRKQSQSFEQLTAYSATDFTLSGIEQAERIDGELVSDGYFDLLGMKAGIGRTFSPEETTVRGTHSVVLISYQSWKNRFGGDVSVLGKVIKLNEVPLTIIGVMPESFKGFSGAAQVWVPMMMRDALWPQVAKYDFLGNRDIHWHRVIGRLKPAVTVEQAHGEMERIGVGLAQAYPKENANRGIFVFSAKERLIGNIRPTLWMLFGAVGFILLIACSNVSNLLLARAVSQTQETAIRMALGAARSRILRQILTESLMLSLVGGSLGAVIAYSGIDLLIKYLPIELPKFAAVRVDWQVLGFTLFVSTGIGLTVGLFSSLAQSNLNLTQALKENLRGTGTGSHRHRVRNILIVGEIALALMLTIGAGLLLKSFQQLQSTKLGFNPDNLALLRFDVPAEAYKGDSRPLVGQRLLEAINQVPGLESTAITFTDLFLWNGINRGFTIEGKPAVLPSEADTVYFHDISPNFFNTLQVPFVAGRDFTLQDNQQQPLVAIVSESFARRYWPAGDALGKRVKYGPADSKQAWISIVGIVKDAKYQDLRENPAESPVVYVPLLQSEVVVSLNLVARTKGDPAGVMAGLKEAIRQFDPNLPVYNFTTVEARISDQAGETRAYAFLMSAFAVVGVALALIGIYGLVAYAVTQRQYEIGIRMALGAQRSSVLNLILTSGLRLSVIGIAIGVVGAVLLSRFLATLLFEVSPTDVGTYVLLSGGLIVCTALACLVPALRATRIDPLRALRCE
- a CDS encoding NAD(P)/FAD-dependent oxidoreductase, whose protein sequence is MSASTDHYKIVIVGGGSAGLTVASRLSKSIAGHTDHPQMAIIEPSTKHYYQPLWTLVGAGVFPKEVTEREEADFIPPGTKWIHDGVASFYPEENYVVTQNGKQVGYDYLIVAPGIQLDWEKVKGLKEAVGKNGVCSNYSYGTVNTTWENIKAFPGGTAIFTQPPPPFKCGGAPQKIMYLADDYFRQSGVRDKTKIIYASAAATSFQVKKYADSMDRVIARKGIETKYRHNLIEIRSEKKEAIFQHLDTQEIVTMHYDMIHATPPQSAPDFIKRSSLANEAGWVDVNKETLQHVRYPNIFSLGDASSLPTSKTGAAIRKQSPVLVRNLIAMMRGKPLPARYTGYTSCPLVTGYGKLVMAEFDYDLNPQESFPIDQSKERLSMYLVKKYVLPELYWHGMLKGRA
- a CDS encoding prephenate dehydrogenase/arogenate dehydrogenase family protein, giving the protein MNNHPDHSPHPTTLGILGFGSFGQFMARTLSPYFSISVWDIADQTQVAHSLGIRWGTREEALAQELVCLAVPVQFLEGVLNEIRSHFIPGTLVFDVSSVKVKPVELMRSYLPPEVEIIATHPLFGPESGKHGIQGLQIACCPVRSSRFTCFTEFLSTQLGLQVIETSPEAHDQAMAYVQALTHLVGKTMHALKIPELELETVAYRHLLDIEKLLGNDSEALFQTIQRENPFAEAIRRDFLKSLTEIVTSIDSSPKNEA
- a CDS encoding pseudouridine synthase, giving the protein MHARKPVSSRMKVPQAQVRSNPQKGGPASARLILLNKPFQVLSQFSNDTGKTTLARYLSIPDIYPAGRLDYDSEGLLILTSLGKLQHLIAHPRNKLAKTYLVQVEGLPTNEQIEKLRSGVWLKDGMTRPAQVEAISPPEVWPRVPPIRERKNIPTSWLKLTICEGRNRQVRRMTAAVGLPTLRLIRSQIGPWSLGTLAPGEWLEVTCPTTRLELENL